From one Dryobates pubescens isolate bDryPub1 chromosome 2, bDryPub1.pri, whole genome shotgun sequence genomic stretch:
- the SNX5 gene encoding sorting nexin-5 isoform X1 produces the protein MALLREDAQNKLRSVSVDLNFDPSLQIDIPDALSEKDRVKFTVHTKTTLPAFQSPEFSVTRQHEDFVWLHDTLSETEEYAGLIIPPAPSKPDFDGPREKMQKLGEGEVSMTKEEFAKMKQELEAEYLAVFKKTVSSHEVFLQRISSHPVLSKDHNFHVFLEYDQDLSVRRKNTKEMFGGFLKSVVKSADEVLFSGVKEVEDFFEQEKIFLVNYCNKIKDACAKADKMTRSHKNVADDYIYASARLSSLALEEPTVIKRYLLKVAELFEKLGKVEGRVSSDKDLKLSELLRYYMLNIKAAKDLLYRRTRALVDYENSNKALDKARLKSKDVRLAEAHQQDCCQKFEKISESAKQELVSFKEKRIAAFRKNLIEMAELEIKHAKNNVSLLQSCIDLFNN, from the exons CTGAGGTCTGTATCTGTAGACCTGAATTTTGATCCTTCTCTCCAAATTGACATACCTGATGCCCTGAGTGAAAAGGACAGAGTGAAGTTCACTGTGCATACCAAG ACTACCCTGCCAGCTTTTCAAAGCCCTGAGTTTTCAGTTACAAGGCAGCATGAAGACTTTGTGTGGCTGCATGATACGCTCAGTGAAACTGAAGAGTATGCAGGACTCATT ATACCTCCAGCACCTTCGAAGCCTGACTTTGATGGACCCCGAGAGAAGATGCAGAAGCTAGGGGAAGGAGAAGTGTCTATGACAAAAGAGGAGTTTGCCAAAATGAAGCAAGAGCTTGAAGC tgaaTACCTTGCTGTCTTCAAGAAAACTGTGTCATCACATGAAGTCTTCCTTCAGcgtatttcttctcatcctgtgcTCAGCAAGGATCACAACTTTCATGTTTTCCTGGAGTATGACCAGGAT CTGAGTGTTCGGAGGAAAAACACAAAGGAGATGTTTGGTGGCTTTCTAAAAAGTGTGGTGAAGAGTGCAGATGAAGTCCTCTTCTCTGGAGTCAAG GAAGTAGAAGACTTTTTTGAGCAAGAGAAGATTTTTCTTGTAAACTACTGCAACAAAATCAAGGATGCATGTGCAAAAGCAGATAAGATGACAAGATCTCATAAAA ATGTTGCAGATGACTATATTTATGCTTCAGCTCgcttgagcagcctggcatTAGAAGAGCCTACAGTTATCAAAAG gTACTTGTTGAAAGTTGCTGAGCTCTTTGAGAAACTTGGG AAGGTGGAAGGCAGGGTGTCATCTGATAAAGATTTGAAGCTCTCTGAACTGTTGCGCTACTACATGCTCAATATAAAAGCTGCCAAG GATCTTCTGTACAGACGTACAAGGGCTCTTGTTGACTATGAAAACTCCAACAAAGCTCTAGATAAAGCCAGGCTAAAGAGCAAGGAtgtcaggctggctgaggcacaTCAACAGGATTGTTGTCAGAAGTTTGAAAAGATTTCAGAATCAGCCAAACAAG AGCTGGTGAGCttcaaagagaagagaatagcaGCGTTCCGCAAAAACCTCATTGAAATGGCAGAGCTGGAAATAAAACATGCAAAG aaCAACGTctctctcctgcagagctgtaTTGACTTGTTCAACAATTAA
- the SNX5 gene encoding sorting nexin-5 isoform X2 encodes MALLREDAQNKLRSVSVDLNFDPSLQIDIPDALSEKDRVKFTVHTKTTLPAFQSPEFSVTRQHEDFVWLHDTLSETEEYAGLIIPPAPSKPDFDGPREKMQKLGEGEVSMTKEEFAKMKQELEAEYLAVFKKTVSSHEVFLQRISSHPVLSKDHNFHVFLEYDQDLSVRRKNTKEMFGGFLKSVVKSADEVLFSGVKEVEDFFEQEKIFLVNYCNKIKDACAKADKMTRSHKNVADDYIYASARLSSLALEEPTVIKRYLLKVAELFEKLGKVEGRVSSDKDLKLSELLRYYMLNIKAAKDLLYRRTRALVDYENSNKALDKARLKSKDVRLAEAHQQDCCQKFEKISESAKQELVSFKEKRIAAFRKNLIEMAELEIKHAKETPGCFQLD; translated from the exons CTGAGGTCTGTATCTGTAGACCTGAATTTTGATCCTTCTCTCCAAATTGACATACCTGATGCCCTGAGTGAAAAGGACAGAGTGAAGTTCACTGTGCATACCAAG ACTACCCTGCCAGCTTTTCAAAGCCCTGAGTTTTCAGTTACAAGGCAGCATGAAGACTTTGTGTGGCTGCATGATACGCTCAGTGAAACTGAAGAGTATGCAGGACTCATT ATACCTCCAGCACCTTCGAAGCCTGACTTTGATGGACCCCGAGAGAAGATGCAGAAGCTAGGGGAAGGAGAAGTGTCTATGACAAAAGAGGAGTTTGCCAAAATGAAGCAAGAGCTTGAAGC tgaaTACCTTGCTGTCTTCAAGAAAACTGTGTCATCACATGAAGTCTTCCTTCAGcgtatttcttctcatcctgtgcTCAGCAAGGATCACAACTTTCATGTTTTCCTGGAGTATGACCAGGAT CTGAGTGTTCGGAGGAAAAACACAAAGGAGATGTTTGGTGGCTTTCTAAAAAGTGTGGTGAAGAGTGCAGATGAAGTCCTCTTCTCTGGAGTCAAG GAAGTAGAAGACTTTTTTGAGCAAGAGAAGATTTTTCTTGTAAACTACTGCAACAAAATCAAGGATGCATGTGCAAAAGCAGATAAGATGACAAGATCTCATAAAA ATGTTGCAGATGACTATATTTATGCTTCAGCTCgcttgagcagcctggcatTAGAAGAGCCTACAGTTATCAAAAG gTACTTGTTGAAAGTTGCTGAGCTCTTTGAGAAACTTGGG AAGGTGGAAGGCAGGGTGTCATCTGATAAAGATTTGAAGCTCTCTGAACTGTTGCGCTACTACATGCTCAATATAAAAGCTGCCAAG GATCTTCTGTACAGACGTACAAGGGCTCTTGTTGACTATGAAAACTCCAACAAAGCTCTAGATAAAGCCAGGCTAAAGAGCAAGGAtgtcaggctggctgaggcacaTCAACAGGATTGTTGTCAGAAGTTTGAAAAGATTTCAGAATCAGCCAAACAAG AGCTGGTGAGCttcaaagagaagagaatagcaGCGTTCCGCAAAAACCTCATTGAAATGGCAGAGCTGGAAATAAAACATGCAAAG